Proteins co-encoded in one Pseudophryne corroboree isolate aPseCor3 chromosome 1, aPseCor3.hap2, whole genome shotgun sequence genomic window:
- the LOC135026081 gene encoding proteinase-activated receptor 1-like isoform X2, whose translation MSNRDIRRSPRDGDMPERVLIASEMIKHYEHNYWGRHTFDKMTGNETSNSAEDGRDLNLSSSQVPHSRIIEKTITEEAKIIFTGKLLTVFAPSVSTVVLIVSLPLNLLAIIMFLFKMKVRKPAVVYMLNLAAADVLFVTLLPFSIAYRFSGNKWMIGDGMCRFYITAFYCNMYCSILLMTSISVDRFLAVVYPMQSLSWRTTGRAWLVCVCIWVLSIAGTVPLLIREQTQYIAALDTTICYDVQDIEDVQRFFVNYFLIFISAFFFLPLVITVVCYIGIIHNLSSPKLENSFKRSRALFMTVTVLLVFVLCFGPTNVIFLIWCLHFHKKSNPSLYCAYILSVCISSISCCLDPLIYYYASSQCQRYMYSLLTCNRGGEVPSKKYQRNVHTKQPAERALLA comes from the exons GTGACGGAGATATGCCAGAGAGAGTTTTAATCGCTTCTGAAATGATAAAACATTATGAACATAATTACTGGGGACGACATACATTTGATAAAATGACAG GGAATGAAACCTCTAACAGCGCTGAAGATGGCCGTGACCTGAATTTATCATCAAGTCAAGTTCCCCATTCACGGATAATAGAAAAAACAATTACTGAGGAAGCCAAAATAATTTTCACTGGCAAGTTGCTGACTGTATTTGCTCCATCCGTGTCCACCGTGGTGCTCATTGTGTCTCTGCCTCTCAATCTTCTGGCCATCATCATGTTCCTGTTCAAGATGAAGGTCAGGAAGCCAGCGGTGGTCTACATGCTGAACCTGGCGGCCGCTGATGTGCTCTTTGTGACTCTGCTGCCTTTCAGCATCGCTTATCGATTCTCCGGGAATAAGTGGATGATTGGAGATGGAATGTGTCGCTTCTACATCACAGCATTTTACTGCAACATGTACTGCTCCATCCTACTCATGACCAGCATCAGTGTGGACAGGTTCCTGGCCGTGGTGTATCCAATGCAGTCTCTCTCCTGGCGTACCACGGGGCGAGCTTGGCTGGTCTGTGTCTGTATATGGGTGTTATCCATAGCCGGCACTGTGCCACTTCTCATAAGAGAACAGACACAGTACATTGCCGCTTTGGATACCACAATTTGTTATGATGTGCAGGACATTGAAGATGTGCAGAGATTTTTTGTAAACTATTTCCTAATTTTTATCTCTGCTTTCTTCTTCTTGCCTTTAGTCATTACAGTTGTCTGTTACATTGGAATCATCCATAACCTAAGCTCCCCCAAACTTGAAAACTCCTTTAAGCGATCTCGCGCTTTGTTTATGACAGTGACTGTGCTCTTGGTGTTTGTACTTTGCTTTGGACCAACAAATGTCATCTTTTTAATTTGGTGTCTTCATTTTCATAAGAAATCTAATCCATCTCTGTATTGTGCCTACATTCTGTCTGTCTGTATTAGCAGCATCAGTTGTTGCCTTGATCCTCTTATCTATTACTATGCATCCTCCCAGTGTCAGAGATACATGTACAGCTTGCTGACTTGTAATAGAGGTGGGGAAGTACCATCAAAGAAATATCAGAGGAATGTTCACACCAAACAACCTGCTGAACGGGCTCTGCTAGCATAA
- the LOC135026081 gene encoding proteinase-activated receptor 1-like isoform X1 → MDCLWTKLSNYIITKGDGDMPERVLIASEMIKHYEHNYWGRHTFDKMTGNETSNSAEDGRDLNLSSSQVPHSRIIEKTITEEAKIIFTGKLLTVFAPSVSTVVLIVSLPLNLLAIIMFLFKMKVRKPAVVYMLNLAAADVLFVTLLPFSIAYRFSGNKWMIGDGMCRFYITAFYCNMYCSILLMTSISVDRFLAVVYPMQSLSWRTTGRAWLVCVCIWVLSIAGTVPLLIREQTQYIAALDTTICYDVQDIEDVQRFFVNYFLIFISAFFFLPLVITVVCYIGIIHNLSSPKLENSFKRSRALFMTVTVLLVFVLCFGPTNVIFLIWCLHFHKKSNPSLYCAYILSVCISSISCCLDPLIYYYASSQCQRYMYSLLTCNRGGEVPSKKYQRNVHTKQPAERALLA, encoded by the exons GTGACGGAGATATGCCAGAGAGAGTTTTAATCGCTTCTGAAATGATAAAACATTATGAACATAATTACTGGGGACGACATACATTTGATAAAATGACAG GGAATGAAACCTCTAACAGCGCTGAAGATGGCCGTGACCTGAATTTATCATCAAGTCAAGTTCCCCATTCACGGATAATAGAAAAAACAATTACTGAGGAAGCCAAAATAATTTTCACTGGCAAGTTGCTGACTGTATTTGCTCCATCCGTGTCCACCGTGGTGCTCATTGTGTCTCTGCCTCTCAATCTTCTGGCCATCATCATGTTCCTGTTCAAGATGAAGGTCAGGAAGCCAGCGGTGGTCTACATGCTGAACCTGGCGGCCGCTGATGTGCTCTTTGTGACTCTGCTGCCTTTCAGCATCGCTTATCGATTCTCCGGGAATAAGTGGATGATTGGAGATGGAATGTGTCGCTTCTACATCACAGCATTTTACTGCAACATGTACTGCTCCATCCTACTCATGACCAGCATCAGTGTGGACAGGTTCCTGGCCGTGGTGTATCCAATGCAGTCTCTCTCCTGGCGTACCACGGGGCGAGCTTGGCTGGTCTGTGTCTGTATATGGGTGTTATCCATAGCCGGCACTGTGCCACTTCTCATAAGAGAACAGACACAGTACATTGCCGCTTTGGATACCACAATTTGTTATGATGTGCAGGACATTGAAGATGTGCAGAGATTTTTTGTAAACTATTTCCTAATTTTTATCTCTGCTTTCTTCTTCTTGCCTTTAGTCATTACAGTTGTCTGTTACATTGGAATCATCCATAACCTAAGCTCCCCCAAACTTGAAAACTCCTTTAAGCGATCTCGCGCTTTGTTTATGACAGTGACTGTGCTCTTGGTGTTTGTACTTTGCTTTGGACCAACAAATGTCATCTTTTTAATTTGGTGTCTTCATTTTCATAAGAAATCTAATCCATCTCTGTATTGTGCCTACATTCTGTCTGTCTGTATTAGCAGCATCAGTTGTTGCCTTGATCCTCTTATCTATTACTATGCATCCTCCCAGTGTCAGAGATACATGTACAGCTTGCTGACTTGTAATAGAGGTGGGGAAGTACCATCAAAGAAATATCAGAGGAATGTTCACACCAAACAACCTGCTGAACGGGCTCTGCTAGCATAA
- the LOC135026081 gene encoding proteinase-activated receptor 1-like isoform X3, whose amino-acid sequence MKSSSGDGDMPERVLIASEMIKHYEHNYWGRHTFDKMTGNETSNSAEDGRDLNLSSSQVPHSRIIEKTITEEAKIIFTGKLLTVFAPSVSTVVLIVSLPLNLLAIIMFLFKMKVRKPAVVYMLNLAAADVLFVTLLPFSIAYRFSGNKWMIGDGMCRFYITAFYCNMYCSILLMTSISVDRFLAVVYPMQSLSWRTTGRAWLVCVCIWVLSIAGTVPLLIREQTQYIAALDTTICYDVQDIEDVQRFFVNYFLIFISAFFFLPLVITVVCYIGIIHNLSSPKLENSFKRSRALFMTVTVLLVFVLCFGPTNVIFLIWCLHFHKKSNPSLYCAYILSVCISSISCCLDPLIYYYASSQCQRYMYSLLTCNRGGEVPSKKYQRNVHTKQPAERALLA is encoded by the exons GTGACGGAGATATGCCAGAGAGAGTTTTAATCGCTTCTGAAATGATAAAACATTATGAACATAATTACTGGGGACGACATACATTTGATAAAATGACAG GGAATGAAACCTCTAACAGCGCTGAAGATGGCCGTGACCTGAATTTATCATCAAGTCAAGTTCCCCATTCACGGATAATAGAAAAAACAATTACTGAGGAAGCCAAAATAATTTTCACTGGCAAGTTGCTGACTGTATTTGCTCCATCCGTGTCCACCGTGGTGCTCATTGTGTCTCTGCCTCTCAATCTTCTGGCCATCATCATGTTCCTGTTCAAGATGAAGGTCAGGAAGCCAGCGGTGGTCTACATGCTGAACCTGGCGGCCGCTGATGTGCTCTTTGTGACTCTGCTGCCTTTCAGCATCGCTTATCGATTCTCCGGGAATAAGTGGATGATTGGAGATGGAATGTGTCGCTTCTACATCACAGCATTTTACTGCAACATGTACTGCTCCATCCTACTCATGACCAGCATCAGTGTGGACAGGTTCCTGGCCGTGGTGTATCCAATGCAGTCTCTCTCCTGGCGTACCACGGGGCGAGCTTGGCTGGTCTGTGTCTGTATATGGGTGTTATCCATAGCCGGCACTGTGCCACTTCTCATAAGAGAACAGACACAGTACATTGCCGCTTTGGATACCACAATTTGTTATGATGTGCAGGACATTGAAGATGTGCAGAGATTTTTTGTAAACTATTTCCTAATTTTTATCTCTGCTTTCTTCTTCTTGCCTTTAGTCATTACAGTTGTCTGTTACATTGGAATCATCCATAACCTAAGCTCCCCCAAACTTGAAAACTCCTTTAAGCGATCTCGCGCTTTGTTTATGACAGTGACTGTGCTCTTGGTGTTTGTACTTTGCTTTGGACCAACAAATGTCATCTTTTTAATTTGGTGTCTTCATTTTCATAAGAAATCTAATCCATCTCTGTATTGTGCCTACATTCTGTCTGTCTGTATTAGCAGCATCAGTTGTTGCCTTGATCCTCTTATCTATTACTATGCATCCTCCCAGTGTCAGAGATACATGTACAGCTTGCTGACTTGTAATAGAGGTGGGGAAGTACCATCAAAGAAATATCAGAGGAATGTTCACACCAAACAACCTGCTGAACGGGCTCTGCTAGCATAA